Proteins found in one Falsirhodobacter algicola genomic segment:
- a CDS encoding lysophospholipid acyltransferase family protein: MKERIDPLIAERAPWLFSGRPHHRLAYAALTRVLGYERTLTLGAEYRDLPTPEMMGRLAKLIARDVQISGLENIPRNGPAMIVANHPTGIADGVILHHLLSPLRPDLFFYANSDILRVMPQMIDLICPVEWRLEKRSLQKTRDTMDYTRKAMEAGRVGVIFPSGRLAKRTGLKLMERPWMASAAMIARKFDVPVIPLNIRARNSTLFYLFDLIHPTLRDITLFHEVLNKHRQPYRVTVGHPIAADRISARSEEGIEMLRAETLALGGEHAPAVSLVQMTRLPGMQKSPRLTSP; the protein is encoded by the coding sequence TCGACCCGTTGATCGCCGAGCGCGCGCCTTGGCTGTTTTCAGGGCGCCCTCATCACCGGCTGGCCTATGCCGCGCTGACGCGCGTGCTCGGCTATGAGCGCACGCTGACGCTGGGTGCGGAGTACCGGGATCTTCCCACGCCCGAAATGATGGGGCGGCTGGCCAAGCTGATCGCCCGCGATGTCCAGATATCGGGGCTGGAGAACATTCCGCGGAACGGCCCGGCGATGATCGTGGCGAACCACCCCACCGGCATCGCCGATGGGGTGATCCTGCATCATCTGCTGTCGCCGCTGCGCCCAGATCTGTTCTTCTATGCCAACAGCGACATCCTGCGCGTCATGCCGCAGATGATCGATCTGATCTGTCCCGTCGAATGGCGGCTGGAGAAGCGGTCGCTGCAAAAGACGCGCGACACCATGGATTACACCCGCAAGGCGATGGAAGCCGGGCGGGTCGGGGTCATCTTCCCCTCGGGGCGGCTGGCCAAACGCACCGGGCTGAAGCTGATGGAGCGGCCGTGGATGGCCTCGGCGGCGATGATCGCGCGCAAGTTCGATGTGCCGGTGATTCCGCTGAACATCCGCGCCCGCAACTCGACGTTGTTCTATCTGTTCGACCTGATCCACCCGACGCTGCGGGACATCACCCTGTTCCACGAGGTGCTGAACAAGCACCGTCAGCCCTATCGCGTGACGGTGGGGCATCCGATTGCCGCCGACCGCATCTCGGCCCGGTCGGAAGAGGGGATCGAGATGCTGCGCGCCGAAACGCTGGCGCTGGGCGGCGAACATGCCCCTGCGGTCAGCCTCGTGCAGATGACGCGCCTGCCGGGCATGCAGAAATCGCCCCGTCTGACGAGCCCCTAA
- a CDS encoding transglycosylase SLT domain-containing protein, producing MTIRTLLLGAVLAMPIAGCATTDSSATQATALPAMRWDFRPEGATWTRQTLAAVSQTETDLTQIVPDDIDTWCPGYRSASADERRAFWTAMLSALAKHESTWNPAAAGGGGKWIGLVQIAPRTAQAYDCDATTTAALKNGAANLACAVNIAATQVARDNMVAGPQGRRGMGRDWAPFRSSSKRAEMASWTRSQNYCAL from the coding sequence ATGACGATCAGAACGCTCCTTCTCGGCGCCGTGCTTGCAATGCCCATCGCGGGTTGTGCAACCACCGACAGCTCGGCCACGCAGGCCACGGCCCTTCCCGCGATGCGGTGGGACTTCCGTCCCGAAGGGGCGACGTGGACGCGGCAGACCCTTGCGGCTGTCAGCCAGACGGAGACGGATCTGACGCAGATCGTTCCCGACGATATCGACACATGGTGCCCCGGCTACCGCAGCGCCTCGGCCGATGAACGCCGGGCGTTCTGGACGGCGATGCTGTCGGCGCTGGCCAAGCACGAAAGCACATGGAACCCGGCGGCGGCGGGTGGCGGCGGCAAATGGATCGGCCTCGTGCAGATCGCGCCCCGCACCGCGCAGGCTTATGATTGCGACGCGACCACCACCGCCGCGCTCAAGAACGGCGCGGCCAATCTGGCCTGTGCGGTGAACATCGCCGCGACGCAGGTCGCACGCGACAACATGGTGGCCGGTCCGCAGGGGCGGCGCGGCATGGGGCGCGATTGGGCGCCGTTCCGGTCATCCTCCAAACGCGCCGAGATGGCATCTTGGACACGCTCGCAGAACTACTGCGCGCTCTAA